The following are encoded in a window of Oncorhynchus mykiss isolate Arlee chromosome 11, USDA_OmykA_1.1, whole genome shotgun sequence genomic DNA:
- the entpd4 gene encoding ectonucleoside triphosphate diphosphohydrolase 4 isoform X1, with protein MGRISLSCFPASWHFSLSPLVLPSVPLPSFRQLLFFGLLVGLLGLIYLLLVTGKIQDSWNRKDNYFHRHLARVTDVEATDTSNHNLNYGLVVDCGSSGSRVFVYCWPRHNGNPHDLLDIRQMRDQHRKPVVMKIKPGISALAKTPEKASDYIHPLLSFAARNIPKHKHQETPLYILCTAGMRVLPDSQQEALLEDLRTDIPVRFNFLFSDSHVEVISGKQEGVYAWIGINFVLGKFNHVDSERDAVVEVQVPGDQQEALVRTRTTGVLDMGGVSTQIAYEVPKTVSFASPQQEEVAKNLLAEFNLGCDAHRTEHVYRVYVSTFLGFGGNAARQRYEESIVMNTLTKNKLLGQHVGETGESPLLDPCLPSDLQDEVGPATQKLHLLGTGDFDHCRQLLQPFLNHTNETHCSLNGIYQPPIDYPNSQFYGFSEFYYCTEDVLRMGGDFNSSKYASAAKSYCATQWRTLKERFDSGLYGSHADVHRLKYQCFKSAWMYEVFHTGFSFPMDYKNLRTALLVYDKEVQWTLGAILYRTRFLPLRDIQQESLKGVHSHWRHSFSFVNNHYLFLACFLVVLLSILLYLLRLRRIHSCTTQRCTPSTVKWLEEGLRSHPLPITL; from the exons ATGGGAAG GATCAGCTTATCATGCTTCCCAGCCTCCTGGCACTTCAGCCTGTCTCCCCTGGTTCTACCCAGTGTCCCACTACCTTCTTTCAGGCAGCTGCTCTTCTTTGGTCTGCTGGTGGGACTGCTAGGACTGATTTACCTGTTGCTGGTAACAGGAAAGATCCAGGACAGCTGGAACAGAAAGGACAACTATTTCCACAG ACACTTGGCGAGGGTCACAGATGTGGAGGCCACAGACACTAGCAATCACAACCTAAACTATGGTCTGGTGGTGGACTGCGGCAGCAGTGGCTCCAGGGTGTTTGTGTACTGTTGGCCCAGGCACAATGGTAATCCCCATGACCTGCTTGACATCCGACAGATGAGAGATCAGCACAGGAAGCCAGTGGTCATGAAGATCAAACCAG gtatctcGGCACTAGCAAAAACACCAGAGAAGGCCAGTGATTACATCCACCCCCTGCTGAGCTTTGCTGCCCGGAACATTCCTAAACACAAGCACCAGGAGACCCCTCTGTACATCTTGTGCACAGCTGGAATGAGGGTGCTGCCTGACAG TCAACAGGAGGCACTTCTTGAGGATCTACGGACTGACATCCCTGTCCGTTTCAACTTCCTCTTCTCTGATTCCCATGTGGAGGTCATTTCTGGCAAGCAGGAAG GTGTGTATGCATGGATTGGAATCAACTTTGTCCTTGGAAAGTTTAATCATGTGGATAGTG AGAGGGATGCAGTAGTAGAGGTGCAGGTACCAGGTGACCAGCAGGAGGCGCTGGTGAGGACACGGACCACCGGTGTTCTGGACATGGGTGGCGTCTCCACACAGATAGCATACGAAGTGCCCAAAACTGTAAGCTTTGCTTCTCCACAACAG GAGGAAGTGGCCAAAAATTTGCTTGCAGAGTTCAACTTGGGTTGCGATGCCCACCGGACAGAGCATGTCTACCGGGTGTATGTGTCTACCTTCCTGGGATTTGGAGGAAATGCTGCTCGACAAAGATACGAGGAGAGCATTGTCATGAACACTCTCACTAAAAACAA GCTCCTGGGTCAACATGTAGGTGAGACAGGAGAGTCCCCCCTCCTGGACCCATGCCTACCCTCAGACCTGCAGGATGAGGTGGGGCCAGCCACACAGAAACTCCACCTGCTTGGCACGGGGGATTTTGATCACTGTAGACAGCTGCTTCAGCCCTTCCTCAACCACACCAATGAGACTCACTGCTCCCTCAATGGCATCTACCAGCCTCCCATTGACTACCCCAACAGCCAGTTCTATGGGTTCTCTGAGTTCTACTACTGCACAGAGGATGTGTTGCGCATGGGCGGGGATTTTAACTCCTCAAAGTATGCCAGTGCTGCCAAG AGTTACTGCGCCACCCAGTGGAGAACTCTGAAAGAGCGATTTGACTCAGGCTTGTATGGCTCTCACGCTGATGTTCACAGACTCAA GTACCAGTGTTTTAAATCAGCCTGGATGTATGAGGTATTTCACACAGGCTTCTCCTTCCCTATGGACTACAAAAACCTGAGGACTGCCCTTTTGGTCTATGATAAAGAGGTACAATGGACTCTTGGAGCCATCCTTTACAGAACCCGTTTTTTGCCTTTGAG GGATATTCAGCAGGAGAGTCTGAAAGGAGTCCACTCCCACTGGCGTCACAGCTTCTCCTTTGTCAACAACCACTACTTGTTCTTGGCCTGCTTCCTGGTTGTCCTCCTATCCATCCTGCTCTACTTGCTGCGCCTCCGACGTATCCACAGCTGTACCACGCAACGCTGCACCCCCTCTACTGTTAAGTGGCTAGAGGAGGGTCTCAGATCCCACCCACTCCCTATCACCCTTTAG
- the entpd4 gene encoding ectonucleoside triphosphate diphosphohydrolase 4 isoform X2 → MGRISLSCFPASWHFSLSPLVLPSVPLPSFRQLLFFGLLVGLLGLIYLLLVTGKIQDSWNRKDNYFHRHLARVTDVEATDTSNHNLNYGLVVDCGSSGSRVFVYCWPRHNGNPHDLLDIRQMRDQHRKPVVMKIKPGISALAKTPEKASDYIHPLLSFAARNIPKHKHQETPLYILCTAGMRVLPDSQQEALLEDLRTDIPVRFNFLFSDSHVEVISGKQEGVYAWIGINFVLGKFNHVDSERDAVVEVQVPGDQQEALVRTRTTGVLDMGGVSTQIAYEVPKTEEVAKNLLAEFNLGCDAHRTEHVYRVYVSTFLGFGGNAARQRYEESIVMNTLTKNKLLGQHVGETGESPLLDPCLPSDLQDEVGPATQKLHLLGTGDFDHCRQLLQPFLNHTNETHCSLNGIYQPPIDYPNSQFYGFSEFYYCTEDVLRMGGDFNSSKYASAAKSYCATQWRTLKERFDSGLYGSHADVHRLKYQCFKSAWMYEVFHTGFSFPMDYKNLRTALLVYDKEVQWTLGAILYRTRFLPLRDIQQESLKGVHSHWRHSFSFVNNHYLFLACFLVVLLSILLYLLRLRRIHSCTTQRCTPSTVKWLEEGLRSHPLPITL, encoded by the exons ATGGGAAG GATCAGCTTATCATGCTTCCCAGCCTCCTGGCACTTCAGCCTGTCTCCCCTGGTTCTACCCAGTGTCCCACTACCTTCTTTCAGGCAGCTGCTCTTCTTTGGTCTGCTGGTGGGACTGCTAGGACTGATTTACCTGTTGCTGGTAACAGGAAAGATCCAGGACAGCTGGAACAGAAAGGACAACTATTTCCACAG ACACTTGGCGAGGGTCACAGATGTGGAGGCCACAGACACTAGCAATCACAACCTAAACTATGGTCTGGTGGTGGACTGCGGCAGCAGTGGCTCCAGGGTGTTTGTGTACTGTTGGCCCAGGCACAATGGTAATCCCCATGACCTGCTTGACATCCGACAGATGAGAGATCAGCACAGGAAGCCAGTGGTCATGAAGATCAAACCAG gtatctcGGCACTAGCAAAAACACCAGAGAAGGCCAGTGATTACATCCACCCCCTGCTGAGCTTTGCTGCCCGGAACATTCCTAAACACAAGCACCAGGAGACCCCTCTGTACATCTTGTGCACAGCTGGAATGAGGGTGCTGCCTGACAG TCAACAGGAGGCACTTCTTGAGGATCTACGGACTGACATCCCTGTCCGTTTCAACTTCCTCTTCTCTGATTCCCATGTGGAGGTCATTTCTGGCAAGCAGGAAG GTGTGTATGCATGGATTGGAATCAACTTTGTCCTTGGAAAGTTTAATCATGTGGATAGTG AGAGGGATGCAGTAGTAGAGGTGCAGGTACCAGGTGACCAGCAGGAGGCGCTGGTGAGGACACGGACCACCGGTGTTCTGGACATGGGTGGCGTCTCCACACAGATAGCATACGAAGTGCCCAAAACT GAGGAAGTGGCCAAAAATTTGCTTGCAGAGTTCAACTTGGGTTGCGATGCCCACCGGACAGAGCATGTCTACCGGGTGTATGTGTCTACCTTCCTGGGATTTGGAGGAAATGCTGCTCGACAAAGATACGAGGAGAGCATTGTCATGAACACTCTCACTAAAAACAA GCTCCTGGGTCAACATGTAGGTGAGACAGGAGAGTCCCCCCTCCTGGACCCATGCCTACCCTCAGACCTGCAGGATGAGGTGGGGCCAGCCACACAGAAACTCCACCTGCTTGGCACGGGGGATTTTGATCACTGTAGACAGCTGCTTCAGCCCTTCCTCAACCACACCAATGAGACTCACTGCTCCCTCAATGGCATCTACCAGCCTCCCATTGACTACCCCAACAGCCAGTTCTATGGGTTCTCTGAGTTCTACTACTGCACAGAGGATGTGTTGCGCATGGGCGGGGATTTTAACTCCTCAAAGTATGCCAGTGCTGCCAAG AGTTACTGCGCCACCCAGTGGAGAACTCTGAAAGAGCGATTTGACTCAGGCTTGTATGGCTCTCACGCTGATGTTCACAGACTCAA GTACCAGTGTTTTAAATCAGCCTGGATGTATGAGGTATTTCACACAGGCTTCTCCTTCCCTATGGACTACAAAAACCTGAGGACTGCCCTTTTGGTCTATGATAAAGAGGTACAATGGACTCTTGGAGCCATCCTTTACAGAACCCGTTTTTTGCCTTTGAG GGATATTCAGCAGGAGAGTCTGAAAGGAGTCCACTCCCACTGGCGTCACAGCTTCTCCTTTGTCAACAACCACTACTTGTTCTTGGCCTGCTTCCTGGTTGTCCTCCTATCCATCCTGCTCTACTTGCTGCGCCTCCGACGTATCCACAGCTGTACCACGCAACGCTGCACCCCCTCTACTGTTAAGTGGCTAGAGGAGGGTCTCAGATCCCACCCACTCCCTATCACCCTTTAG
- the entpd4 gene encoding ectonucleoside triphosphate diphosphohydrolase 4 isoform X3 — MGRQLLFFGLLVGLLGLIYLLLVTGKIQDSWNRKDNYFHRHLARVTDVEATDTSNHNLNYGLVVDCGSSGSRVFVYCWPRHNGNPHDLLDIRQMRDQHRKPVVMKIKPGISALAKTPEKASDYIHPLLSFAARNIPKHKHQETPLYILCTAGMRVLPDSQQEALLEDLRTDIPVRFNFLFSDSHVEVISGKQEGVYAWIGINFVLGKFNHVDSERDAVVEVQVPGDQQEALVRTRTTGVLDMGGVSTQIAYEVPKTVSFASPQQEEVAKNLLAEFNLGCDAHRTEHVYRVYVSTFLGFGGNAARQRYEESIVMNTLTKNKLLGQHVGETGESPLLDPCLPSDLQDEVGPATQKLHLLGTGDFDHCRQLLQPFLNHTNETHCSLNGIYQPPIDYPNSQFYGFSEFYYCTEDVLRMGGDFNSSKYASAAKSYCATQWRTLKERFDSGLYGSHADVHRLKYQCFKSAWMYEVFHTGFSFPMDYKNLRTALLVYDKEVQWTLGAILYRTRFLPLRDIQQESLKGVHSHWRHSFSFVNNHYLFLACFLVVLLSILLYLLRLRRIHSCTTQRCTPSTVKWLEEGLRSHPLPITL, encoded by the exons ATGGGAAG GCAGCTGCTCTTCTTTGGTCTGCTGGTGGGACTGCTAGGACTGATTTACCTGTTGCTGGTAACAGGAAAGATCCAGGACAGCTGGAACAGAAAGGACAACTATTTCCACAG ACACTTGGCGAGGGTCACAGATGTGGAGGCCACAGACACTAGCAATCACAACCTAAACTATGGTCTGGTGGTGGACTGCGGCAGCAGTGGCTCCAGGGTGTTTGTGTACTGTTGGCCCAGGCACAATGGTAATCCCCATGACCTGCTTGACATCCGACAGATGAGAGATCAGCACAGGAAGCCAGTGGTCATGAAGATCAAACCAG gtatctcGGCACTAGCAAAAACACCAGAGAAGGCCAGTGATTACATCCACCCCCTGCTGAGCTTTGCTGCCCGGAACATTCCTAAACACAAGCACCAGGAGACCCCTCTGTACATCTTGTGCACAGCTGGAATGAGGGTGCTGCCTGACAG TCAACAGGAGGCACTTCTTGAGGATCTACGGACTGACATCCCTGTCCGTTTCAACTTCCTCTTCTCTGATTCCCATGTGGAGGTCATTTCTGGCAAGCAGGAAG GTGTGTATGCATGGATTGGAATCAACTTTGTCCTTGGAAAGTTTAATCATGTGGATAGTG AGAGGGATGCAGTAGTAGAGGTGCAGGTACCAGGTGACCAGCAGGAGGCGCTGGTGAGGACACGGACCACCGGTGTTCTGGACATGGGTGGCGTCTCCACACAGATAGCATACGAAGTGCCCAAAACTGTAAGCTTTGCTTCTCCACAACAG GAGGAAGTGGCCAAAAATTTGCTTGCAGAGTTCAACTTGGGTTGCGATGCCCACCGGACAGAGCATGTCTACCGGGTGTATGTGTCTACCTTCCTGGGATTTGGAGGAAATGCTGCTCGACAAAGATACGAGGAGAGCATTGTCATGAACACTCTCACTAAAAACAA GCTCCTGGGTCAACATGTAGGTGAGACAGGAGAGTCCCCCCTCCTGGACCCATGCCTACCCTCAGACCTGCAGGATGAGGTGGGGCCAGCCACACAGAAACTCCACCTGCTTGGCACGGGGGATTTTGATCACTGTAGACAGCTGCTTCAGCCCTTCCTCAACCACACCAATGAGACTCACTGCTCCCTCAATGGCATCTACCAGCCTCCCATTGACTACCCCAACAGCCAGTTCTATGGGTTCTCTGAGTTCTACTACTGCACAGAGGATGTGTTGCGCATGGGCGGGGATTTTAACTCCTCAAAGTATGCCAGTGCTGCCAAG AGTTACTGCGCCACCCAGTGGAGAACTCTGAAAGAGCGATTTGACTCAGGCTTGTATGGCTCTCACGCTGATGTTCACAGACTCAA GTACCAGTGTTTTAAATCAGCCTGGATGTATGAGGTATTTCACACAGGCTTCTCCTTCCCTATGGACTACAAAAACCTGAGGACTGCCCTTTTGGTCTATGATAAAGAGGTACAATGGACTCTTGGAGCCATCCTTTACAGAACCCGTTTTTTGCCTTTGAG GGATATTCAGCAGGAGAGTCTGAAAGGAGTCCACTCCCACTGGCGTCACAGCTTCTCCTTTGTCAACAACCACTACTTGTTCTTGGCCTGCTTCCTGGTTGTCCTCCTATCCATCCTGCTCTACTTGCTGCGCCTCCGACGTATCCACAGCTGTACCACGCAACGCTGCACCCCCTCTACTGTTAAGTGGCTAGAGGAGGGTCTCAGATCCCACCCACTCCCTATCACCCTTTAG
- the entpd4 gene encoding ectonucleoside triphosphate diphosphohydrolase 4 isoform X4 — translation MLPSLLALQPVSPGSTQCPTTFFQAAALLWSAGGTARTDLPVAGNRKDPGQLEQKGQLFPQMRDQHRKPVVMKIKPGISALAKTPEKASDYIHPLLSFAARNIPKHKHQETPLYILCTAGMRVLPDSQQEALLEDLRTDIPVRFNFLFSDSHVEVISGKQEGVYAWIGINFVLGKFNHVDSERDAVVEVQVPGDQQEALVRTRTTGVLDMGGVSTQIAYEVPKTVSFASPQQEEVAKNLLAEFNLGCDAHRTEHVYRVYVSTFLGFGGNAARQRYEESIVMNTLTKNKLLGQHVGETGESPLLDPCLPSDLQDEVGPATQKLHLLGTGDFDHCRQLLQPFLNHTNETHCSLNGIYQPPIDYPNSQFYGFSEFYYCTEDVLRMGGDFNSSKYASAAKSYCATQWRTLKERFDSGLYGSHADVHRLKYQCFKSAWMYEVFHTGFSFPMDYKNLRTALLVYDKEVQWTLGAILYRTRFLPLRDIQQESLKGVHSHWRHSFSFVNNHYLFLACFLVVLLSILLYLLRLRRIHSCTTQRCTPSTVKWLEEGLRSHPLPITL, via the exons ATGCTTCCCAGCCTCCTGGCACTTCAGCCTGTCTCCCCTGGTTCTACCCAGTGTCCCACTACCTTCTTTCAGGCAGCTGCTCTTCTTTGGTCTGCTGGTGGGACTGCTAGGACTGATTTACCTGTTGCTGGTAACAGGAAAGATCCAGGACAGCTGGAACAGAAAGGACAACTATTTCCACAG ATGAGAGATCAGCACAGGAAGCCAGTGGTCATGAAGATCAAACCAG gtatctcGGCACTAGCAAAAACACCAGAGAAGGCCAGTGATTACATCCACCCCCTGCTGAGCTTTGCTGCCCGGAACATTCCTAAACACAAGCACCAGGAGACCCCTCTGTACATCTTGTGCACAGCTGGAATGAGGGTGCTGCCTGACAG TCAACAGGAGGCACTTCTTGAGGATCTACGGACTGACATCCCTGTCCGTTTCAACTTCCTCTTCTCTGATTCCCATGTGGAGGTCATTTCTGGCAAGCAGGAAG GTGTGTATGCATGGATTGGAATCAACTTTGTCCTTGGAAAGTTTAATCATGTGGATAGTG AGAGGGATGCAGTAGTAGAGGTGCAGGTACCAGGTGACCAGCAGGAGGCGCTGGTGAGGACACGGACCACCGGTGTTCTGGACATGGGTGGCGTCTCCACACAGATAGCATACGAAGTGCCCAAAACTGTAAGCTTTGCTTCTCCACAACAG GAGGAAGTGGCCAAAAATTTGCTTGCAGAGTTCAACTTGGGTTGCGATGCCCACCGGACAGAGCATGTCTACCGGGTGTATGTGTCTACCTTCCTGGGATTTGGAGGAAATGCTGCTCGACAAAGATACGAGGAGAGCATTGTCATGAACACTCTCACTAAAAACAA GCTCCTGGGTCAACATGTAGGTGAGACAGGAGAGTCCCCCCTCCTGGACCCATGCCTACCCTCAGACCTGCAGGATGAGGTGGGGCCAGCCACACAGAAACTCCACCTGCTTGGCACGGGGGATTTTGATCACTGTAGACAGCTGCTTCAGCCCTTCCTCAACCACACCAATGAGACTCACTGCTCCCTCAATGGCATCTACCAGCCTCCCATTGACTACCCCAACAGCCAGTTCTATGGGTTCTCTGAGTTCTACTACTGCACAGAGGATGTGTTGCGCATGGGCGGGGATTTTAACTCCTCAAAGTATGCCAGTGCTGCCAAG AGTTACTGCGCCACCCAGTGGAGAACTCTGAAAGAGCGATTTGACTCAGGCTTGTATGGCTCTCACGCTGATGTTCACAGACTCAA GTACCAGTGTTTTAAATCAGCCTGGATGTATGAGGTATTTCACACAGGCTTCTCCTTCCCTATGGACTACAAAAACCTGAGGACTGCCCTTTTGGTCTATGATAAAGAGGTACAATGGACTCTTGGAGCCATCCTTTACAGAACCCGTTTTTTGCCTTTGAG GGATATTCAGCAGGAGAGTCTGAAAGGAGTCCACTCCCACTGGCGTCACAGCTTCTCCTTTGTCAACAACCACTACTTGTTCTTGGCCTGCTTCCTGGTTGTCCTCCTATCCATCCTGCTCTACTTGCTGCGCCTCCGACGTATCCACAGCTGTACCACGCAACGCTGCACCCCCTCTACTGTTAAGTGGCTAGAGGAGGGTCTCAGATCCCACCCACTCCCTATCACCCTTTAG